In Mustela erminea isolate mMusErm1 chromosome 7, mMusErm1.Pri, whole genome shotgun sequence, the genomic stretch gaaaagaaaaccatgtgaCAGCGCATCAGGGTCAAAGAGCTGAAAACCagtgataaaatcttaaaagtaaccAGAGGAAAACACATACATTAGGAACAGAAGAGTGCAGATataaaagggtgcctgggtggctcagtccttaagtgctTGCCTGTGGCCGAGGTCAGGagcccacggtcctgggatcgagccccgtgttcaggttccgtgctcagccgggagtctgcctctccctctctgcgtCCCCCTcttacctgcttgtgctctctccctctcaaataaataagatcttaaaataatCACAAACTTCACATCCAGAATATGATGGAAGAGCATCATTAAAATGCTGAATGGGGGAAAGAACACCTGCCAACTGCAAACATACTGCATGtccagaaaaaaagaacctttaaAAATGGAGATGACCGAAGTGGCTTCTATAGCCTAATTAAAACTGAGAACACCGGGCTGGTGGAGCTGCAGAACAGGTGGTTCCTGTGCTTCTGGAGACTCCTGACAAGGGGTTTCACACGGACCGTGTGGGCCTCTCTGACGGGATTCCAGTGAATTCCGAGGTGCAGGAAGGGTGAGGGGAAGGTGAGAATGGGGGAATAGAGTGAGAGGGGGTGGTGGAAGGAGCTAGTCTCCAAGTGCGTGCGCCAGGTTTCTCGCTCTGCCGGCATGGGCTGGAGAACCCTGACGCCCACGAGAAGGGCCTGGTCCCACCACcttccacaccccgtcaccttcAGCACTGAAATTTTGCTGCTTCCATTTATTCCCTTTTCCCGTTTCTGTCTCTTTATGAACAAGCACCGTCCAGCGATTCTCCACTTCCGTTCCTTACTGGTTCCAAAAAGTTACGAACTACCATTTCCCCACAAACTTTCTGTTGACTCTTTGGAGGACAGAGGCCACGGGCAACCATAACGAGCTGAAAATGCCTGTGTCCTCCCTCTAATGTCACTGAAGAGGAAGGAGGTGTCACACGCTCCCCTTCCAGCTCCTAACTTAGCTAAGACCGCCGCAGATGTCACTACACAGGAAACAAATTACAATCTTTTCAAGGTTTATCCCCCAGGAAGGTAATTTTTAATGAGGTGAGCAACCTGGAGAAAACCTGTGTTTTAGAACGCTGACTGAGAGGGAACATCTCTGTGGTAATAACAGTGACGGGGGGGTAATTAATAAGTAAACCCAGTCAATGGTTTCAAAAGCTGGTGTGCTGGAAAGTGAATACAGAACCCAATCTTCAGTCTTCTGCCAAATAAACACAGCACGTCGGCTCAAGGGCAAACACTCGGCTCCCTTTCCGCCTGGGGACTGGGAACATCCAGATGAAGAGACGGCGAGCGCACGCCCAGCACACCTGCCACGTGGGAGTCCGAGGTGCTCTGGGAACTGTAGGCGGTACTGGAGGCACTACCGGAGGACCTGAAGGAGGTTTTGAAAGGCAGGCAGGCCGCGCCTGGTCGGCTCCCGCACTCTGCCCCGGGCAGCGGGCGCTCCCGACCCCTTGCTGACCCGCGCGGTGTCCTGACTTTCTCTCGGGCAGCTGCGTGCGACGGGGGAGGTAGGTCCCGGAAGCTTCAGAGCTAGGGAGGACCCGGGACAGGGCCTGTGTACCCGATCCAGGGGAAACCAGCCCGAACTTCGGCGCTTATGTTTCCCGACTCAAGAAGGACTGACACGTGGGGCAGCTCGGTACTTCGGGTCCAACACTAACCAGCCCGCAGGCTCTCTGGCATTCTAGGCCCAACCATGCAATGTCGTGTGCTCACCCCAGACTTCATGGCACCCAGAGTGCAACCCCTCCACACACCTCCAAACGTGCCCTAGAACCCCTGGGCAAAGTCATTTCCAGGgcaactgtccaattttcctccGAACTACAACAGGGGGCACAAACCGCAAACAACAGATAGGGACGGAAGTGCTAAAAGGCCAGTCCCACTGAGGCTGCGGGAACAGAGGCACCGAGCACAGGCTCCCCACAGTGGGGAcggaaggaaaaggaagcagaataCTGAAgcgccccttccccaccccgcaGGGAGAGCGGAGGCAGACAGGgccagggaagggtggggagggggtgtgtgaaTGCGCCAACCAAATCCTGCACATCCAAGCGTCCCTTGAACTCAGAGTCAATAACCAGAATTCGTTACAAAGATCCCACAAAAGGGAGtttatgttctgtatattttgCTTGAAATCGGAGATGGAAGCATTCAGGGTGCCTGGTGCACGGCGTGTGCACAGTCAAGACTGCCACGCGAAGTGTCCAGAACCTATGGGCTTGCACCACTAGGTCCCTAGCAAAGAGCTACCAGCTCCATGTCCCCAGTATGGCCCTTCCCTGGGGGACAGCAGTCCACCAACACCACAACATCACGCATCCCACATTCTGGGCTTTCCAACCAGCCACGCGTGTGCAGGACATGGCACCTGCTTCCCCAAGCGGGTGGAGACACACGTGCACAAGGTCTGCCCCCAGGCCGGAGCGGTGCCCCCCATGCACTGGGCTGGGCCACAACCCTGCCATCACCTGCAGCGGGCCTCCCTCCCACACGCTTGGGTTAACAAGCACACGACACGTACTTGTGAACATTCTTCCTGTACCATGCATGCCACATGCCATCTGGTACCCAGGTTTTCAAAtttaacaacaaaatataaaccTCGTTAAAAATTCTGCCGtatggggtgcatgggtggctcagtgggttaaagcctctgccttcggctcaggtcatgatcccagggtcctgggatcgagccctgcattgggctctctgctccgcagggagcctgctttctcctctctctctgcctgcctctccgcctacttgtgatctctgtctgtcaaataaataaataaaatcttaaaaaaaaattccgctgtatcattatttttaagcatttttttattttttaaaaaagatttatttattcgaagGAAGCATGAGAAagtgtgtacaagcagggggtggggaggggcagaggtagagggagaagcaggactgcctgctgaacagggagcccaggagcccgaagtggggatcgatcccaggaccctgaggtcacaacctcagggaaggcagatgcttcactgactgagccccccggagCCCCGCCTCCGTTAATATTCCATCGGACCAACGAGTCAGATGTATTCAAGCAGCCTCCTGGTAACGACTTTTGGGTCCCTTCAGATGCTTGGCCATAGTAAACCACACTCTGACAGGCATCCCAAAAGCTGGGTATCTGCATACCGGTGACATTATTCTCTTATAAAAAAATTCCTCAGACTGGCTTTCTGGACCAAATAATATGCACATTTGGATGCtgatttaaaaactttatttaaaaaagtttgtACCAACTTATGGTCCCATTAGGGCTGCCTGAGACAGGCCATTTTCTCACACTTTAGCAAACATGGAGTAATCATAAATCAAATGCCTAATCAGATAACAGAAAAGGGAGATAATCTTATTGTCTTTAATTGGTAGATTGAAGTTCTCTATGtcactattttataaaatgttgaaatCATTTCTGTGATTTGTTACTTTGTTGGGCCATCcactttttttaatgagtctatAAAACTCTGTATCAAGCATGTAAAATGCGAAACTccccagatttaaaatgaaaggaatgggGGACTTGTGGTTTGCTGAAGCTTACATGTCACAACTAACCCGACCACACGAAGTTCCCGGTTACATCAAAGAATTATGACGTAACTCTCCACCTTGCTGGCGTGTACTTCTAAGACTTTGACCACTGCCTTAAATATATGACATCAGGGAAATCAACGGAGTTCCAAATTAACTAGTGACGTAACACAAACTCTCCAAATGAGGATTTTAGGAATCGCTGAGAAATGAGGACTTTTCAGTCCTTGAGAGGTACGCGCACGTGTGCGCGTGTGGGCACACCCGCACCCCCCATAGCAGGGgttaggagagggagagaaagcaaaaagacGAGAGGAACTGAAGTGGCCGCCGAGTCCCGCCACCAACACCCCCTCTAAGGATGTCTCCCACCTACCTGGATGTTGTCAAACTTGAGGCCCGGCATGGTGAGGCTCTCCTTGTCGACAAACACTGTGCTGTACTGCTGGGTGGCTACTGAAATCAGGATGTTCCTGGTCGCCTCCCCGGGGAGCCAGGCGTCACTTCTGCGGTCCGTCTCGCTCATGCTCAGTGCTGTGGCAAAGGGGTCCTCGCTCCCCGCAAACACAGCCTGGATCTGGGAAAACGGTTTTGGAGACTGAGAGATTTCTAGAGAAGCTGTGGAAACCCCTGCTTCTGACTTTTCCATCCCTGGGGAGTGAGAAGGCTCGGCGGCACCTGGAGACCTCTCTCCCCCTGCAGTGGAGAGCGAAGACAGGTTTTCCGGAGCCGAAGAGCCTGCGTTGGGGTTACTGACGGAGATGAAAGTGGACGTCGTGAACGAATCGAAGAAGTCTGAGGCCAAGGAGTTAGTGCTGGCGGGATCGCCAAAAAATTTACTCAGGCTGGGGCTTGGCTGCACCGCCTGGGGAGGGGTCTTGGCCACCGTCTCGCTGGCACCACTGAAGCTCGGAGACTTCACCATCTGGGACTCGAAGCCGTCccgcagcagcagcggcggcggctggGAGTGGGCGGGGAGCGGCTGGCTGAAGATGGTGCACACGGGGATGGGCTCCTCGTGGGGAGGGGACTGCCTCAAGGGTGCAGCGCCCCCCGGCCCCTCCGGGCCAGTGCTCCTGTCCCCTGGGCCAGggtcctctgctccctcctcccccaaggcCGGCACACCTGCGACTTGACTGTGCTCTGGGTCGGGGGTCGTGCCAGAGATGTCTTCGGATGCACCCTCTCCGTCACTTTCACTGTCCTTGCTCAGGGTGTCCACGGCTCCTTCGTCCTCGAGACTCTCCAGTCTGGGACCTGCGCTGCCTTCTGCAGGGTCCCCAACATCCCGCAAACAGCTGAGGTCACCTGCGTCATCTTCGCTATTATTAGGAGAGTCAGAAATGAGGACGCTTTCCATCATGTGCTCGTTAAGCTTATCCACAAAGTTATTAGAATCTTCCGACGTAGTCTCATTCTCTTCAGACCCGAACTCGTCCCCGCCGAGGTCGATGGTTTCCTCGTGATAAAGCAGGTGCCCCTGCTCTCCCTGCGGAGCGCTGCTCCCGGCTTGTCCCTCGGCCGGACGCGAGTCCCCAGTCCCGCTGTGCTTGGCGCTGTGAGCGTTCTCCATGGTGCCCTGAAGCAAAGACAGACAGGAACCAGCCTCGTCAGCTTTCCGCTCAGTTATCGAGCTGGTCTCACCTTCTTGTTCAAACTCTtttctaaacttaaaaacaaatggtGGATACGTGTCATTATACCTTTGCCCAAACTCCCGGGACACGTAACACCAAGCACGAGCCCTAAAGCAGACTGTGGACTTTGTGTGATTGTGCTGTGTCAGCACAAGGTCCCTGACCGTAACAGACACGCTGCTTGGTAGGGGAGGTGACGGGAATACGGGAAATCTCCGACCCTTCTGCTCAAAATTTCACAGCGAGCCTACTACAGCTGCTCCAAAAAATAGTCtatgaataaatgtttatcaGGTAGATATTCAAATGGTTCCCAACTCAAGACTCCATTTCTCCAACCATCTACTGATCGACTGATCGTGGTAAAAGGTATGTAACATAACCACCTTAATCATTTACCACCTTATCCATTTCTGAGTTCACAACAAAGTGGTATTCATACATTCCTGTcactgtgcaaccatcaccaccgatctccagaactcttattttattatttttttaagatttcatctatttgacagcgatcacaaggaggcagaggcaggcagagagagagggggaagcaggctccccgctgagcagagaacccaacacggggcttgatcccatgaccctgagatcatgacctgagccgaaggcagacgcttaacccactgagccacccaggcgcccccagaactcttctcattttgcaaaactgaaacactGTGCCCATTAAGCAATGACTGCCCagcactccccgccccccactgccaGCCCCTGATAATGGCCTTCTGCTTTACGACTCCATGACTCTGACCACTCTAGGTACCACATAGTACGTTGTCCCACACATGCTGTAGTGGGACAACATACTACTtgcccttttgtgactggcttattctacttagcataatgccctcaaggttcacccatgttgtagtatgtcagtttcctcattttttcagGCTGAGTCACAAGCCATGGTACTTCCGTTTCCCCATCCGTCCACTGACGAACACCTGGCTTGCTTCCACGCTTCGGCTACTGtgactgctgctatgaacacgtgtgtacaaatatctctttgagtcCTTGCTTTTAATTCCTTTGGGTATGTACCCAGAAGCAGGACTGCCGAATCGTAaggcagttctgtttttaattatttgagcaaccaacaaactgttttccatagtagttacaccattttacattccctgAAAGAGAATACGAagatttcaatttctccacattctttttttttttaaattttttattttttataaacatatatttttatccccaggagtacaggtctgtgaatcgccaggtttacacacttcacagcactcaccacagcacataccctccccaatgtccgtaaccccaccccccttctccccaccgccctccccccagcaaccctcagtttgttttgtgagattaaaagtcacttatggtttgtctccctcccaatcccatcttgtttcatttattcttctcctaccctcttaagcccccatgttgcatcaccacttcctcatatcagggagatcatatgatagttgtctttctctgcttgacttatttcgctaagcatgatacgctctagttccatccatgttgtcgcaaatggcaagatttcatttcttttgatggctgcatagtattccattgtgtatatacaccacatcttctttatccattcatctgttgatggacatctaggttctttccatagtttggctatcgtggacattgctgctataaacattcgggtgcacgtgccactttggatcactacgtttgtgtctttagggtaaatacccagtagtgcaattactgggtcatagggcagttctattgtccacattttgaggaacctccatgctgttttcctcaatttctccacattcttgatGACACTTGTTACTTCCTGTTCTCATACTAGCTTTCCTAACAGGGATGGGGTCGCCGGccttttacttattattattttatttattcttagctGGCAGAGTAGGTGAGAAGCCAATGAAACACAAAGGCCCTGTTGCCTGCCTTCCAGCCTAGCTACCAGCCTTGGTGCAGTTCTTGTGGATTTACATCAGTAGGGACAATGGCTGAGTCTGCTTGGGTTGCATGTCTGGAGAAAGCTGTATTATTGCAGTGTGCGTGTGTAGTGATCTATGGGTCCACATGTCCGGTTTGGGTTATAAAAGGTGGGGAAACCTGAACGGATCGTGCCTGTGACATTCTCCCAGGAGAAGTGCTATAGtgggacacatgaaaaaatgttcatcatcactggccattagggagattcaaatcaaaaccacactgagagaccaccttacaccagtcagaatggccaaaattaacaagacaggaaacaatgtgcgttggaggggatgtggagaaaggggaaccctcttccactgttggtgggaatgcaagttggtgcagcctctttggagaacagtgtggagattcctcaagaaattaaaaatagagcttccctatgaccctgccattgcaatactgggtatttaccccaaagatacagatgtagtgaaaagaagggccatctggaccccaatgttcatagcagcaatggccacggtcaccgaactgtggaaagaaccaagatgcccttcaatggacgaatggataaggaagatgtggtccatacacactatggagtattatgcctccatcagaaaggatgaatacccaacttctgtagcaacatggacgggactggaggagattatgctgagtgaaataagtcaagcagagagagtcaattatcatatggtttcactttcttgtggagcataaggagtaacacggaggacatggggagatggagaggagaactgAATGGGGGGAAGTCGGAGGGGGAGACGgaccatgagagaccgtggactctgaggaacaaacggaggattttggagggaagggggtggggggttgggtgagcctggtggtgggtactgtgGAGGGCACCgactgcatggagccctgggtgtgctgcaaaaacaatgaattctggaacactgaaaagaaattttaaaaaaagaagagctgtAGCAGCTTTGGGGCCGGGTGTGGAAAGTCGCAGGTTACAGCATGAGTGTGAAAGCACAATGAAGTAACGACGCGCCGTCCCTGCTCTTCCTGGCCCAGCTGCAGACCCCTCTCCCATGAAGCCGAGACACTCTGACGTCCTCCCTGGGATGTCGTCTGCCTGAACTGAGCCCAAGAAAGAGAAGCCGGACCGCGACAGAGTCCCCTCCCCGAGGCAGGCTGACCGCCAGGGCTACTGAGCCAGACGAGCTGCTGGGTGTACTCTGGCTCGGCCCTGTTCGGAGGGTTTTATGTGTCTCACTCGGTCCTCACAGCCACCCTGTGGTCCAAGCGCCACCATGTCCTTCACCGTGCGGACGAGGAAGTGGTGTTCAGGGAGGTTACGCCCGCTCAAAGCTGTGCCACTAGGAAGCGGAGAAACTGGGGCTGGTTCAAGTTGAAACACTGGGTTGACACAGGGTGGCAGAGGCCACAGACTGAAAAAAGGAGTTTGAATTCTAAAGAAAATGTGCTTCTTTTCTTGAAGAACTTTCTTAGCAAAAGCTACTGTATGGGgcggtctgggtggctcagtcgttaagcgtctgccttcagctcaggtcaggatcccagggtcctgggatggagccctgcagggggctcccggctcaggaggaagtctgcttctccctctgcctgccactcctcctgcttgtgttccctctctccctctctgtcaaataaattaataaaatcttaaaaaaaaaaaaagctattgtaGATAGTTATATTCTTCCAGTGAACAAAGTCCAATTAAGATGAGGTTTTCTCAGGGCGCCtacatggctcagtgggttaagcctctgccttcggctcaggtcatgatcccagggtcctgggatcgagtcccacatcgggctctctgctcagcagggagcctgcttctctctctctctctgcctgcctctctgcctactcgtgatctctctctgtcatataaataaataaaatcttaaaaaaaaaaaaaaaagatgaggatttctctagcaaaaaaaaaaaaaaaaaaaaaaaagcttgcttgACCTTTAGAAACTATACTTAGCTGATCTCTAGATAAGAGTGGTTCATTGTCAACACTTCCACAGTTTTCCAAATTAGCTGTCCTTCCTTTTTACAGCCTGGTCACCCTGGGACCTAAAAACaagattactttatttttatttttatttttattttttttaaagatttattttattttatttatttgacagagagacatcacaagtaggcagagaagcaggcagagagagagagagagaggaggaagcaggctccctgctgagcagagagcccgatgcgggactcgatcccaggaccctgggatcatgacctgagccgaaggcagcggcttaacccactgggccacccaggcacccaaaacaaGATTACTTTAAAGTAGAGAATCAAAGTTAAACACTTTGGAGAAGTTTCTTATCCAGCACAGTGACTAATTCCCCATTTGTTACATATTCACCTGATTAGCTACAAAGgagtaaaaaatgaaaggaaaaaggaacaagagCCTTTTTCTGGTACTATTTCACGGCAAGGCTGACTGGAGGCTGCCTGGAGGACATGAACAAATGGGTGGGCTGCCACACGTGGGGCCGTCTCCGGGGTCCTCTCTGCACAGCACAGGCTGGGCAGGAAGATCAAGGGAACAATAAACACAACTTCCGTTCACCTGGGCAGTAGCTGAACGCAATGTCATCGGTGCCCTAGTACACAGAAGGGGACCCCGAGAATCAGAGCAGTGACAGGACTCGCCTAACATCACTGGTAGTggggtgcctggccggctcagtcaatggagtacatgactcttgatcttgggattgtgagtttgaaccccacactgggtacagacagatactacttaaaataaaatctttaaaataaaataataaaatcactcgtaggggtgcttgggtggctcagtgggttaagtacctgcctttggcttaggtcacgatcccagggtcctgggattgaacctgcaacaggctccctgcttcctgaggagtccgcttctccctctccctctgccccttcccctgctcatattTTCTGtcactgtcaaagaaataaaatcttatttattcatttatttatttatttattttaagattttatttatgtctttgacagacagagatcacgagtagacagagaggcaggcagagagagagagaaggggaagcaggctccctgctgagcagagagcccgatgggggactcaaccccaggaccctgggatcatgacctgagccgaaggcagaggcttagcccactgagccacccaggcgccccaaagaaataaaatcttaaaacaaaacaaaacaaatcactgGCAGTAAATGACACCGCCAGGAACGGAGTTTGGTCCTTCCCGACTAATCCTCACGAGGACGGACACATC encodes the following:
- the TRAPPC12 gene encoding trafficking protein particle complex subunit 12 isoform X3 is translated as MENAHSAKHSGTGDSRPAEGQAGSSAPQGEQGHLLYHEETIDLGGDEFGSEENETTSEDSNNFVDKLNEHMMESVLISDSPNNSEDDAGDLSCLRDVGDPAEGSAGPRLESLEDEGAVDTLSKDSESDGEGASEDISGTTPDPEHSQVAGVPALGEEGAEDPGPGDRSTGPEGPGGAAPLRQSPPHEEPIPVCTIFSQPLPAHSQPPPLLLRDGFESQMVKSPSFSGASETVAKTPPQAVQPSPSLSKFFGDPASTNSLASDFFDSFTTSTFISVSNPNAGSSAPENLSSLSTAGGERSPGAAEPSHSPGMEKSEAGVSTASLEISQSPKPFSQIQAVFAGSEDPFATALSMSETDRRSDAWLPGEATRNILISVATQQYSTVFVDKESLTMPGLKFDNIQGDAVKDLMLRFLGERAAAKRQVLHAESVEQTFVGLKQLISCKNWRAAVDLCGRLLTAHGQGYGKSGLPTSHTADSLQLWFVRLALLVKLGLFQNAEMEFEAFGNLDQPDLYYEYYPHVYPGRRGSMVPFSMRILHAELQQYLGNPQEALDRLHRVKAVCSKILTNLEQGLAEDGTMSSITPENRQASIQLWGSRLGRVMCSMANCLLLMKDYVLAVDAYHAAIRHCPEQEPQLLSGIGRIFLQIGDIKTAEKYFQDVEKVTQKLDGLQGKTMVLMNRAFLHLGQNNFAEAHRFFTEILRIDPTNAVANNNAAVCLLYLGKLKDSLRQLEAMVQQDPKHYLHESVLFNLTTMYELESSRSMQKKQALLEAVAGKEGDSFNTQCLKLA
- the TRAPPC12 gene encoding trafficking protein particle complex subunit 12 isoform X4: MLVRMPRKRLGERAQAQRPQEGQGPVPTSGLRPPSAPCPVAAAAERLRSPRGRWQFRKEFEQEGETSSITERKADEAGSCLSLLQGTMENAHSAKHSGTGDSRPAEGQAGSSAPQGEQGHLLYHEETIDLGGDEFGSEENETTSEDSNNFVDKLNEHMMESVLISDSPNNSEDDAGDLSCLRDVGDPAEGSAGPRLESLEDEGAVDTLSKDSESDGEGASEDISGTTPDPEHSQVAGVPALGEEGAEDPGPGDRSTGPEGPGGAAPLRQSPPHEEPIPVCTIFSQPLPAHSQPPPLLLRDGFESQMVKSPSFSGASETVAKTPPQAVQPSPSLSKFFGDPASTNSLASDFFDSFTTSTFISVSNPNAGSSAPENLSSLSTAGGERSPGAAEPSHSPGMEKSEAGVSTASLEISQSPKPFSQIQAVFAGSEDPFATALSMSETDRRSDAWLPGEATRNILISVATQQYSTVFVDKESLTMPGLKFDNIQGDAVKDLMLRFLGERAAAKRQVLHAESVEQTFVGLKQLISCKNWRAAVDLCGRLLTAHGQGYGKSGLPTSHTADSLQLWFVRLALLVKLGLFQNAEMEFEAFGNLDQPDLYYEYYPHVYPGRRGSMVPFSMRILHAELQQYLGNPQEALDRLHRVKAVCSKILTNLEQGLAEDGTMSSITPENRQGLRAGCGRVPRRYPALPGAGAAAAQWHRPDLPPDWRH
- the TRAPPC12 gene encoding trafficking protein particle complex subunit 12 isoform X5 — protein: MLVRMPRKRLGERAQAQRPQEGQGPVPTSGLRPPSAPCPVAAAAERLRSPRGRWQFRKEFEQEGETSSITERKADEAGSCLSLLQGTMENAHSAKHSGTGDSRPAEGQAGSSAPQGEQGHLLYHEETIDLGGDEFGSEENETTSEDSNNFVDKLNEHMMESVLISDSPNNSEDDAGDLSCLRDVGDPAEGSAGPRLESLEDEGAVDTLSKDSESDGEGASEDISGTTPDPEHSQVAGVPALGEEGAEDPGPGDRSTGPEGPGGAAPLRQSPPHEEPIPVCTIFSQPLPAHSQPPPLLLRDGFESQMVKSPSFSGASETVAKTPPQAVQPSPSLSKFFGDPASTNSLASDFFDSFTTSTFISVSNPNAGSSAPENLSSLSTAGGERSPGAAEPSHSPGMEKSEAGVSTASLEISQSPKPFSQIQAVFAGSEDPFATALSMSETDRRSDAWLPGEATRNILISVATQQYSTVFVDKESLTMPGLKFDNIQGDAVKDLMLRFLGERAAAKRQVLHAESVEQTFVGLKQLISCKNWRAAVDLCGRLLTAHGQGYGKSGLPTSHTADSLQLWFVRLALLVKLGLFQNAEMEFEAFGNLDQPDLYYEYYPHVYPGRRGSMVPFSMRILHAELQQYLGNPQEALDRLHRVKAVCSKILTNLEQGLAEDGTMSSITPENRQVMHWSLHEFIARSRFGKPGTGPGTVGT